In one Solanum dulcamara chromosome 1, daSolDulc1.2, whole genome shotgun sequence genomic region, the following are encoded:
- the LOC129893375 gene encoding uncharacterized protein LOC129893375 isoform X2, with amino-acid sequence MSDMIVDTLSAVSYAAISKTLPTSPLVVAAGLAVDNLICAVYFTTLFASTSKIPVEATQSPTVATTIRTVLLFGSFRCDYLVKMAGR; translated from the exons ATGTCTGACATG ATTGTTGACACTCTTTCAGCTGTCAGCTATGCAGCTATTTCCAAAACTCTACCGACATCACCATTAGTTGTTGCTGCTGGATTGGCTGTTGATAATCTTATTTGTGCAGTATACTTCACAACATTATTTGCATCGACTTCTAAAATACCTGTTGAGGCTACTCAATCACCCACTG TTGCAACTACTATTAGGACTGTATTGCTTTTTGGATCATTCCGATGCGATTACTTGGTCAAGATGGCTGGAAGGTAG
- the LOC129893375 gene encoding uncharacterized protein LOC129893375 isoform X1, whose amino-acid sequence MNWVFDLLRTLQVFSILHREEKKQKITNCMYCHIISCGRAICLTCYAAISKTLPTSPLVVAAGLAVDNLICAVYFTTLFASTSKIPVEATQSPTVATTIRTVLLFGSFRCDYLVKMAGR is encoded by the exons atgaactgGGTATTTGATTTGTTACGCACTCTCCAGGTCTTTTCCATCCTTCACAGGGAAGAGAAAAAACAGAAAATTACCAATTGCATGTACTGCCATATTATCAGTTGTGGAAGAGCTATATGTCTGACATG CTATGCAGCTATTTCCAAAACTCTACCGACATCACCATTAGTTGTTGCTGCTGGATTGGCTGTTGATAATCTTATTTGTGCAGTATACTTCACAACATTATTTGCATCGACTTCTAAAATACCTGTTGAGGCTACTCAATCACCCACTG TTGCAACTACTATTAGGACTGTATTGCTTTTTGGATCATTCCGATGCGATTACTTGGTCAAGATGGCTGGAAGGTAG